A single Campylobacter hyointestinalis subsp. hyointestinalis DNA region contains:
- a CDS encoding alpha/beta fold hydrolase, translating to MASKEVTIKSHRYTISYEIFNPTLEPCILILHGWGANKEIMKKAFLPYFTNLKQIYIDLPGFGNSPLTHPLYTKDYANIVREFLDKLDLKPEFILGHSFGGKVATLLNPPNLILLSSAGIIQKKPFLVRLKIKIFKFLKLIGFGKFYKFFASKDVAGMSKEMYETLKNVVDENFYNIFKNYKGKAYLFWGKEDRATPLKSGEEIARIIKNSEFYPLSGDHFFFLLHAEFITKTIQNRD from the coding sequence ATGGCAAGTAAAGAAGTAACTATCAAAAGTCATAGATACACTATCAGCTATGAGATATTTAATCCTACTTTGGAGCCTTGCATACTCATACTTCACGGTTGGGGTGCAAATAAAGAGATAATGAAAAAGGCTTTTTTACCATATTTTACAAATTTAAAACAAATTTATATCGATCTTCCCGGGTTTGGAAATAGCCCTCTAACTCATCCTTTATATACGAAAGATTATGCTAATATCGTTCGCGAGTTTTTAGACAAGCTTGATCTTAAGCCTGAGTTTATTTTAGGTCATAGTTTTGGTGGCAAAGTAGCGACTTTGCTAAATCCACCAAATTTAATACTTCTTAGCAGTGCTGGAATCATTCAAAAGAAGCCATTTTTAGTAAGACTTAAGATCAAAATATTTAAATTTTTAAAGCTTATCGGTTTTGGTAAATTTTATAAATTTTTTGCGTCAAAAGACGTAGCTGGAATGAGTAAAGAGATGTATGAGACGCTAAAAAATGTTGTTGATGAGAATTTCTATAATATTTTTAAAAATTACAAAGGCAAAGCTTATCTGTTTTGGGGTAAAGAAGACAGAGCAACGCCTTTAAAAAGTGGCGAAGAAATAGCAAGGATCATCAAAAATAGTGAATTCTATCCGCTAAGCGGAGATCATTTTTTCTTTTTACTTCACGCAGAGTTTATCACAAAAACCATTCAAAACAGAGATTAA
- a CDS encoding CheB methylesterase domain-containing protein: MKQKLVLVGASTGGPGHLRELFSDIILPQNVSIVIAQHMNKTFMPSFVAQFNKNIKSEVTMVKDKEILKNKIYICEKNSIILDTKQLIIAPDISGIPTIFNPNVNMLFSSAVSACKFSDVLAILLTGLGDDGAIGLDKLYKSGAKCIAENDETAVVYGMPKRAKELNPKLETANLQNIKIELEKFIHE, from the coding sequence TTGAAACAAAAACTTGTACTAGTAGGAGCCTCTACTGGAGGTCCAGGGCATCTTAGAGAGCTTTTTAGCGATATTATATTGCCACAAAACGTTTCTATAGTCATAGCTCAGCATATGAACAAAACATTTATGCCCAGCTTTGTTGCGCAATTTAATAAAAATATAAAGTCTGAAGTAACTATGGTCAAAGACAAAGAGATACTTAAAAATAAAATTTATATATGCGAAAAAAACAGTATCATACTAGATACAAAACAGCTCATAATAGCTCCTGACATCAGCGGAATTCCAACTATATTTAATCCAAATGTAAATATGCTATTTTCTTCGGCGGTGAGCGCTTGTAAGTTTAGCGATGTTCTTGCTATACTTTTAACAGGACTTGGAGATGATGGAGCGATCGGACTTGACAAACTATATAAATCAGGAGCAAAGTGTATAGCCGAAAATGACGAAACAGCCGTAGTCTACGGTATGCCAAAACGTGCCAAAGAGTTAAACCCAAAGCTAGAAACTGCAAATTTACAAAACATAAAAATAGAATTAGAGAAATTTATACATGAATGA
- a CDS encoding Mur ligase family protein, protein MLENIYLLAATLLFTLGLGYYLITALQWFSYKWERILLHYTKPLWHVYFAIIPFGVFAIFSTFWSSLTPIFAGLYLVALFFWQRKLDKKLVFTSRIKRFFCFLLFAFLIFSYFLLNQILVLVFSLAISFLLMELYEKLLYIKFKNSAKNKLASMPDLKIVLITASFGKTSMKNFCASLLEKDFNVLKTPRSVNTLAGIIKDINENLTPKTQIYIAEAGARLKGDIKDIAQFLNPHFVIIGEIGAMHIEYFKSLENIRSTKLEALVSKNLEYAFLHSTTLKKEDEKTCIYDHKVSDISANLDGIKFRLNDTWFSSKLLGAFNAQNIAASVLLALKLGVKQDTLKMSVLNLKNVEHRLERLDAGGKIIIDDSFNGNLKGMKQSYELVKSYSGRKILLTPGIVEADDELNEELSKSINEIFDVVVITSGINQKALTKFLSNPEVIILKDKSKMQEFLSQNTTSGDLILFSNDAPSFV, encoded by the coding sequence ATGCTAGAAAATATATACTTACTTGCCGCCACTCTTCTTTTTACGCTAGGGCTTGGCTACTACCTTATAACTGCTTTGCAGTGGTTTAGCTATAAGTGGGAGCGTATCTTGCTACACTACACAAAGCCGCTTTGGCACGTCTATTTTGCTATTATACCGTTTGGAGTTTTTGCAATTTTTAGCACTTTTTGGTCAAGCTTAACTCCTATTTTTGCCGGTTTATATCTTGTTGCTCTATTTTTTTGGCAAAGAAAACTTGATAAAAAACTTGTATTTACAAGTAGGATAAAACGATTTTTTTGCTTTTTGCTTTTTGCTTTTTTGATTTTTAGTTATTTTTTGCTAAATCAAATTTTGGTTTTAGTTTTCTCACTTGCTATCTCATTTTTACTTATGGAGCTTTACGAAAAACTCTTATATATCAAATTTAAAAATAGTGCCAAAAACAAGCTTGCTTCTATGCCAGATCTAAAGATAGTTTTGATAACGGCAAGTTTTGGTAAAACTAGTATGAAAAACTTTTGTGCGTCTTTGCTTGAAAAAGATTTCAATGTCTTAAAAACCCCTCGCAGTGTAAATACGCTAGCAGGTATCATAAAAGATATAAATGAAAATCTTACGCCCAAAACTCAAATTTACATAGCTGAAGCAGGAGCTAGGCTTAAAGGAGATATAAAAGATATAGCTCAGTTTTTAAACCCACACTTTGTCATCATTGGCGAGATAGGAGCTATGCATATCGAGTATTTTAAAAGCTTAGAAAATATCCGTAGTACGAAGCTTGAAGCACTTGTCAGTAAAAACTTAGAATATGCGTTTTTGCATAGTACGACTTTGAAAAAAGAGGACGAGAAAACTTGCATTTATGACCATAAAGTCAGTGATATAAGTGCAAATCTAGATGGTATCAAATTTAGGCTAAATGATACCTGGTTTAGCTCAAAACTTTTAGGTGCATTTAATGCGCAAAATATCGCCGCTTCTGTTTTACTAGCGTTAAAACTTGGCGTAAAACAAGACACTTTAAAGATGAGCGTTTTAAATTTAAAAAATGTAGAGCATAGGCTAGAAAGACTTGATGCTGGTGGAAAGATCATCATCGATGATAGTTTTAACGGAAATTTAAAAGGTATGAAACAAAGCTATGAGCTAGTAAAAAGTTATAGTGGTAGAAAGATTTTGCTTACTCCTGGCATCGTAGAAGCAGACGATGAGCTAAATGAAGAGCTATCTAAAAGCATAAATGAAATTTTTGACGTAGTCGTGATAACAAGCGGTATAAACCAAAAGGCTCTTACTAAATTTTTGAGTAATCCTGAAGTAATAATCCTAAAAGATAAGTCAAAAATGCAAGAGTTTTTGAGCCAAAATACGACTAGCGGCGATCTTATACTTTTTAGTAATGACGCTCCAAGCTTTGTATAA
- a CDS encoding D-alanine--D-alanine ligase gives MKFGIVFGGNSFEHEISIVSAVSVKNVLKADLSFIFVDKFRDFYLIDKKDMRANFFSSGKYKNSKKLYLQQGGFATHSLFGMSQLNLDCYINLIHGSDGEDGKIAGMFEFYGLKFIGPRLEASVLSFNKELTKLLALKCGVKTLPYEMIKRGDKIKMQLPFILKPARLGSSIGVSIVHKLSELDYALDVAFEFDSDILVEPFMSGIREFNLAGFRVGNEFEFSLIEEPTKKEFLDFEQKYMSFSSRTSVEASISQELKEAIKKAFMDIYDGGNFDGALIRCDFFVLDNEIYLNEINPNPGSMANYLFTDFSASVQKLANSIKLPKNIQIDYKFIHSITSNKGKLN, from the coding sequence ATGAAATTCGGTATAGTATTTGGTGGAAATAGTTTTGAGCACGAGATAAGTATAGTTTCTGCAGTGTCAGTTAAAAATGTTTTAAAAGCTGATCTTAGCTTTATCTTTGTAGATAAATTTAGAGATTTTTATCTGATAGATAAAAAAGATATGAGAGCAAATTTCTTTAGTAGTGGCAAGTATAAAAACTCTAAAAAGTTATATTTACAACAAGGTGGTTTTGCTACCCACTCACTCTTTGGAATGAGTCAGCTAAACTTGGATTGTTATATAAATTTAATCCACGGAAGTGACGGGGAAGATGGCAAGATCGCTGGTATGTTCGAGTTTTACGGTCTTAAGTTTATAGGTCCAAGACTTGAAGCGAGCGTGCTTAGTTTTAACAAAGAGCTTACTAAACTTTTAGCTTTAAAATGTGGCGTAAAAACACTGCCTTACGAGATGATAAAAAGAGGCGATAAAATCAAAATGCAATTACCATTTATCCTAAAACCTGCTCGTCTTGGAAGCAGCATAGGAGTAAGTATAGTGCATAAGCTTAGTGAGCTTGACTATGCTTTGGACGTGGCTTTTGAGTTTGATAGCGATATCTTAGTAGAGCCTTTTATGAGCGGCATTAGAGAGTTTAATCTAGCTGGATTTAGGGTTGGCAATGAGTTTGAGTTTTCGCTCATAGAAGAGCCGACAAAAAAAGAATTTCTTGATTTTGAGCAAAAATATATGAGTTTTTCAAGTCGCACTTCAGTAGAAGCGAGTATCAGCCAGGAGTTAAAAGAGGCCATAAAAAAAGCTTTTATGGATATTTATGATGGCGGAAACTTTGATGGCGCTCTGATAAGGTGTGATTTTTTTGTTCTTGATAATGAAATTTATCTAAATGAGATAAATCCAAACCCAGGAAGTATGGCAAACTATCTATTTACAGACTTTAGTGCTTCAGTACAAAAACTCGCTAACTCTATAAAATTACCTAAAAATATACAGATTGATTATAAATTTATACACTCCATAACAAGTAATAAAGGCAAACTGAACTGA
- a CDS encoding prevent-host-death protein, whose product MATFSKNEVYTATEVVRNFSSILTKVSKAEMKRAFIVKNNRFEAVLLNMDEYERLNEAVVLLEAIYTTKKVKKEEDGK is encoded by the coding sequence ATGGCTACATTTAGTAAAAACGAAGTATATACTGCCACAGAGGTCGTTAGAAATTTTAGTTCTATCCTTACAAAAGTTTCAAAAGCCGAGATGAAAAGAGCATTTATAGTTAAAAACAATCGCTTTGAAGCCGTACTTTTAAATATGGATGAGTATGAAAGACTAAATGAAGCCGTAGTTTTGCTAGAAGCTATTTATACAACAAAAAAAGTAAAAAAGGAAGAAGATGGCAAGTAA
- a CDS encoding autotransporter outer membrane beta-barrel domain-containing protein gives MKGFKLSLVLASALMTIGGGSSLLAVEIPKDEAQKAYFKAFGLAYSANWHKTEFATVIANFRSSAKELQNLAVEFTNLANGLESDNLQTITIDPNSKEGTLINDGTNDIKINTDKQDAAKDLAIKVAKDIKTLFSNIAKKDQDKLDIKNVAENATKIYATLNTKLKKDDTDLLDKAVTGDATITVSDLINTIYTGVAGKGDKAAEANKNIEALKTLQPKIMQALNDFVKKADKLNETIRDAKAIAFNPDHKFISETQNLKNDEALQRQADIANAKLAELGGIDGADLDKIIGTDLKNAKGAEITNATIDAIKTQGITINHANYDAVKLKNLLADDAITDDQKKAYNELLAALNSMKEQLNKITVTSSFSDVVKASNSNVVKSLNEAGLGSFVANNLNLVTTDELDKVTDATIAQDIAEQIEKPINEASKSLSNVIGGGLNAPATALSMANQTNTMTRLAKLSSPYSKDLALASAIKNMEGLELASGDNSALSSIIKEYTKRFDYDNSLWANVIGAKGYTDNGDPKLYGFSVGYDRSFDNFLLGSYFTYAKSDLDTSYLESEADNFELGIYSRAYLGDSELDTTLSFGIGKNDINNYKLVNEYLNGDYDSKFINIAATYGYVVKAQNNFFIKPFIGLNYAYNKNDSFTLSNATIQGYEVGKIDGSTLSANLGVEFRQYLSDGSFMFVAPSVEQELSVSRDDLVSKFRGASTSFTTKADESKDTYAKVIAGGEYAVTRDLSTTISVGFKTNGDDKYVNGSLGVKYKF, from the coding sequence ATGAAAGGATTTAAACTTTCTTTGGTGCTAGCTTCAGCGCTTATGACAATAGGGGGGGGGTCGAGCCTTTTAGCCGTAGAAATTCCTAAAGATGAGGCTCAAAAGGCATACTTTAAAGCTTTTGGGCTAGCTTATTCAGCCAACTGGCATAAAACAGAATTTGCAACAGTTATAGCAAACTTTAGAAGTTCTGCTAAAGAGCTACAAAATTTAGCCGTTGAATTCACGAATCTCGCAAACGGTTTAGAATCTGATAATTTGCAAACTATAACAATCGATCCGAATTCAAAAGAAGGCACATTAATAAATGACGGCACAAACGACATTAAAATAAACACAGACAAACAAGATGCTGCAAAAGATTTAGCTATAAAAGTCGCTAAGGATATTAAAACATTATTTTCTAATATAGCAAAAAAAGATCAAGATAAACTTGATATAAAAAATGTAGCCGAAAATGCCACTAAAATTTACGCAACGCTAAATACCAAGCTAAAAAAAGATGATACTGATTTACTAGATAAAGCCGTAACAGGCGACGCTACAATAACTGTATCTGATCTAATCAATACCATATACACCGGCGTAGCTGGTAAAGGTGACAAAGCAGCAGAAGCAAATAAAAATATAGAAGCATTAAAAACTCTTCAACCAAAAATAATGCAAGCTTTGAATGATTTCGTAAAAAAAGCAGATAAATTAAACGAAACTATTAGAGATGCAAAAGCAATAGCTTTTAATCCAGACCACAAATTTATCTCTGAAACTCAAAATTTAAAAAATGATGAAGCTTTGCAAAGGCAAGCAGATATAGCTAACGCAAAGCTTGCAGAATTAGGCGGAATTGATGGAGCTGACTTAGACAAAATTATCGGAACTGATTTAAAAAATGCAAAAGGTGCTGAGATAACAAACGCCACAATAGATGCTATTAAAACTCAAGGTATCACTATAAACCATGCTAATTACGATGCAGTAAAGCTAAAAAATTTACTAGCTGATGATGCTATAACAGATGATCAAAAAAAAGCTTATAACGAGCTTTTAGCAGCTTTAAACAGTATGAAAGAGCAGTTAAATAAAATAACCGTAACTAGTTCATTTTCAGATGTAGTAAAAGCAAGCAACTCAAATGTAGTAAAATCACTAAATGAAGCTGGTTTGGGAAGCTTTGTAGCTAATAATCTAAATTTAGTAACTACAGATGAATTGGACAAAGTTACCGATGCGACTATAGCTCAAGACATCGCAGAGCAGATAGAAAAACCTATCAATGAAGCAAGCAAATCTCTAAGCAATGTTATAGGTGGCGGTCTTAACGCTCCAGCTACTGCTTTATCTATGGCAAACCAAACAAATACTATGACTAGACTTGCTAAGCTTAGCTCTCCATATAGCAAAGATCTTGCTTTAGCTAGTGCTATAAAAAATATGGAAGGCTTAGAGCTAGCAAGTGGCGACAACTCTGCACTATCAAGCATCATAAAAGAATACACAAAAAGATTTGACTATGATAACTCGCTGTGGGCAAACGTCATAGGAGCTAAAGGATACACCGATAATGGCGATCCAAAACTTTATGGATTTAGCGTAGGATATGATAGAAGCTTTGATAACTTCTTGCTTGGTTCATACTTCACTTATGCAAAATCAGATCTAGATACAAGCTACTTAGAGAGTGAAGCAGATAACTTTGAGCTTGGAATTTACAGTCGTGCTTACCTTGGCGATAGTGAGCTTGATACTACACTAAGCTTTGGTATAGGTAAAAACGATATAAACAACTATAAGCTAGTAAATGAATACCTAAATGGCGATTATGATTCTAAATTTATAAATATCGCTGCGACTTACGGCTATGTGGTTAAAGCTCAAAATAACTTCTTTATCAAACCATTTATCGGGCTAAATTACGCATACAACAAAAACGATAGCTTTACTCTAAGCAATGCTACAATACAAGGTTATGAAGTTGGCAAAATAGATGGCTCAACTCTTAGTGCAAACTTAGGCGTAGAGTTTAGACAATACCTAAGTGACGGAAGCTTTATGTTTGTAGCTCCTAGCGTTGAGCAAGAACTCAGCGTAAGCAGAGATGACTTAGTGTCTAAATTTAGAGGCGCTAGCACTTCATTTACCACAAAAGCAGATGAGAGCAAAGATACGTATGCTAAAGTGATAGCAGGTGGTGAGTATGCAGTGACAAGAGACTTATCTACTACCATAAGTGTTGGTTTTAAAACAAACGGAGACGATAAATACGTCAATGGAAGCTTAGGCGTAAAATATAAATTCTAA
- a CDS encoding acetate kinase, translated as MKILVINSGSSSIKFKLYDMQNKIAICKGLIEQIGSKNSHAKLTVLKTGQIFERSGEIENHGAGIDIMNELLFVSHTLKSLDEIDGVGHRVVQGADLFDDAVLIDEKVMKTIEELIPLAPLHNPAHLAGMKETLKVRPDIPNVAVFDTVFHQTMPKSSYMYPLPLEFYEKYKIRRYGAHGTSHNFVARQGAKILGIDFDKFSCITLHLGSGASVAAIKDGKCIDTSMGLTPLEGLMMGTRCGNIDPAIVPFLMKNANLSGEEIDTIMNKKSGLLAISGSNDMREIEAKMDAGDENAKLAFDMFVLRIKKYIGAYIAILGEINAIIFTAGIGENDARIREAVCSGLEIFGIRMDKNKNSVPLGEPRRVGLPETKVRIIIVPTDEELAIAEDTVRVIENLGM; from the coding sequence ATGAAAATCTTAGTTATAAATTCCGGCAGTAGTTCTATCAAATTTAAACTCTATGATATGCAAAACAAAATAGCTATTTGTAAAGGCTTGATAGAACAGATAGGCTCTAAAAACTCACACGCAAAACTAACCGTCCTAAAAACAGGCCAGATCTTTGAAAGATCTGGAGAGATTGAAAACCACGGCGCTGGGATAGACATAATGAACGAGCTTTTATTTGTCAGTCACACACTAAAAAGCTTAGATGAGATAGACGGCGTAGGACACAGAGTAGTTCAAGGTGCAGATCTCTTTGATGATGCTGTTTTGATAGACGAAAAAGTTATGAAAACAATTGAAGAGTTAATCCCCCTAGCCCCACTTCACAACCCTGCTCATCTTGCCGGTATGAAAGAGACTTTAAAAGTCAGACCAGACATTCCAAACGTAGCAGTTTTTGATACTGTATTTCATCAAACTATGCCAAAAAGCTCATATATGTATCCGCTTCCTTTAGAGTTTTATGAAAAATACAAAATAAGACGTTATGGCGCACACGGAACGAGCCACAACTTTGTAGCAAGGCAAGGTGCAAAGATACTAGGAATTGATTTTGATAAGTTTAGCTGTATTACGCTGCACCTTGGAAGCGGTGCAAGCGTAGCAGCCATAAAAGACGGAAAATGTATAGATACAAGTATGGGTCTTACTCCTCTTGAGGGACTTATGATGGGGACAAGATGTGGTAACATCGACCCTGCTATAGTTCCGTTTCTGATGAAAAATGCAAATTTAAGCGGCGAAGAGATAGATACCATAATGAACAAAAAAAGCGGACTTTTAGCCATAAGCGGCTCAAACGATATGCGTGAGATAGAAGCTAAAATGGACGCAGGCGATGAAAACGCCAAACTCGCTTTTGATATGTTTGTATTGCGTATCAAAAAATACATAGGCGCATATATAGCAATTCTTGGCGAGATAAACGCTATCATATTTACAGCAGGTATCGGCGAAAACGATGCTAGGATCAGAGAAGCCGTTTGTAGCGGTTTAGAGATTTTCGGTATCAGAATGGATAAAAACAAAAATAGTGTCCCGCTAGGCGAACCACGCCGCGTCGGGCTACCTGAGACTAAAGTACGTATCATCATAGTGCCTACTGATGAAGAGCTAGCTATCGCCGAAGATACTGTTCGCGTCATCGAAAATTTGGGAATGTGA
- a CDS encoding flagellar assembly protein A produces the protein MAEVKGVMSPIVINTKNVYEDLEAIAYKTNVDINSIDFNILAIYTKYKTDADSEFKDVDEESLNIFNDDEFISNKSLVISQSYNVEYFDKSTRSASLMPKISLGANKSMTKIVATIKESLDVKYTPTFESELINTIYKKLIKVGVLIGIRNSLMLREIKRLTSVLRIKGIIDKSVTFVVTSGLDALPSVDDAIIYYYINKTKEGGKKDKVDYANRGFIQSVSPGELIIEYIKPKFGSPGRNVKGELIPVNDPKVTNQVQINYTDNIEMREDENSIKYFAKKNGYVSKDKDTYDIADELDVNEVSFKTTGSIDAGLNTDVKINIKESDVLKDAVGTGMSIETAKINVEGNVAKNARIVAKEVNIGGQTHAKSTIEADSAFISVHLGKLTCDEATIDRLEGGYVKAKKVTINSAIGGEIIASEVYIGKLFSNVNITASVIVQVDELKGSNNKFIIDAAKILDYEDKFNEYMQKISNLQSEIAAMPRELKKKRSVIESNKESVNLIKQRIEELRNDSKTPPISFINKLKDFQALVQEYNTELKEFQGKKAALDDLHDELRQMQSMVFDAKIINKDRWKELNEIKFKLIEPKKEIIYSTKENELAKLIMLKHLVVADEDVYEIKKSNEIDL, from the coding sequence ATGGCAGAAGTAAAAGGTGTTATGTCACCTATAGTCATAAATACAAAAAATGTTTATGAAGATTTAGAAGCTATAGCGTATAAAACAAACGTAGATATAAACAGTATCGACTTTAATATTTTAGCTATATATACAAAATACAAAACCGACGCTGATAGTGAATTTAAAGATGTTGATGAAGAATCTTTAAATATATTTAACGACGATGAATTCATCTCAAACAAAAGTCTTGTTATATCTCAAAGCTATAATGTAGAGTATTTTGATAAAAGCACTAGAAGTGCTTCTTTGATGCCTAAAATTTCTTTGGGCGCAAATAAAAGTATGACAAAGATAGTTGCAACTATAAAAGAGAGCTTAGATGTAAAATACACACCTACGTTTGAATCAGAGCTCATAAACACAATATACAAAAAGCTCATAAAAGTCGGAGTTTTGATAGGTATAAGAAATTCTCTAATGCTAAGAGAGATAAAAAGACTAACTTCTGTTTTACGCATAAAAGGCATAATAGACAAAAGCGTCACATTTGTGGTGACTTCAGGACTCGATGCTTTGCCAAGCGTAGATGACGCTATCATTTACTATTACATCAACAAAACAAAAGAGGGTGGCAAAAAAGATAAGGTTGATTATGCAAACCGTGGATTTATCCAAAGCGTTAGTCCTGGTGAGCTTATCATCGAGTATATAAAACCTAAATTTGGATCTCCTGGAAGAAACGTAAAAGGCGAACTCATACCAGTAAATGATCCTAAAGTAACAAATCAAGTTCAGATAAACTATACCGATAATATCGAAATGCGTGAAGATGAAAATAGCATAAAATATTTTGCTAAAAAAAACGGATATGTAAGCAAAGATAAAGATACTTACGATATCGCAGATGAGTTAGATGTCAATGAAGTAAGTTTTAAAACTACTGGTTCGATAGATGCAGGACTAAATACAGACGTAAAAATCAACATAAAAGAAAGTGATGTTTTAAAAGACGCAGTAGGTACTGGTATGAGTATAGAAACTGCTAAGATCAATGTAGAAGGAAACGTAGCAAAAAACGCACGTATAGTTGCTAAAGAAGTAAATATAGGCGGACAGACTCACGCCAAATCCACTATCGAAGCAGACAGCGCTTTCATCTCTGTGCATTTAGGAAAACTTACCTGTGATGAAGCTACTATAGATAGACTAGAGGGCGGTTACGTAAAAGCTAAAAAAGTTACGATAAACTCGGCTATAGGTGGAGAGATAATAGCGTCTGAAGTCTATATAGGCAAGTTGTTTTCTAACGTAAATATAACGGCTTCAGTTATAGTGCAAGTAGATGAGCTAAAAGGTAGCAATAATAAATTTATAATAGACGCCGCCAAGATTTTGGATTATGAAGATAAATTTAACGAATACATGCAAAAGATCTCAAATCTTCAAAGCGAGATAGCCGCTATGCCAAGAGAACTAAAGAAAAAACGAAGCGTTATAGAATCAAACAAAGAGTCCGTAAATCTGATAAAACAGAGGATAGAAGAGCTAAGAAACGATTCTAAAACTCCGCCGATATCATTTATCAACAAACTAAAAGATTTTCAAGCTTTAGTTCAAGAGTACAACACAGAACTAAAAGAATTTCAAGGCAAAAAGGCGGCTTTAGATGATTTGCACGATGAGTTAAGACAAATGCAAAGTATGGTTTTTGATGCTAAGATCATAAATAAAGATAGATGGAAAGAGCTAAACGAGATCAAATTTAAACTGATCGAACCTAAAAAAGAGATCATATATAGCACAAAAGAAAACGAACTAGCAAAGCTCATTATGCTTAAGCATCTAGTCGTAGCAGATGAAGACGTGTACGAGATAAAAAAATCAAACGAGATAGACCTATGA
- the ruvA gene encoding Holliday junction branch migration protein RuvA, whose amino-acid sequence MIKAIEGIITKKEPTSIWLKVPCGVTYGIFISLFTSSNLNKGDNAELFITQIIREDANLLYGFIKESEQRIFEMLLKVNGIGAATAMAVCSSLSPDDFSRAIINGDSDTLRRVPGIGPKTARTVIAQLSDAKFSEISSMESYQNEAFMALESLGFKRDKISKVLSECMSGDTTSLIKEALKKLA is encoded by the coding sequence ATGATAAAAGCAATAGAAGGAATAATCACAAAAAAAGAGCCAACTAGTATTTGGCTAAAGGTGCCTTGTGGCGTAACGTATGGCATTTTTATATCGCTTTTTACAAGCTCAAATTTAAATAAAGGCGACAATGCAGAGCTTTTTATTACTCAGATCATCAGAGAAGACGCAAATTTACTTTATGGCTTTATCAAAGAGAGTGAGCAGCGCATTTTTGAAATGCTTTTAAAGGTAAATGGTATAGGTGCTGCGACTGCTATGGCGGTATGTTCTTCTCTAAGCCCAGATGATTTTAGTAGAGCGATAATAAATGGAGATTCTGACACTTTAAGAAGAGTTCCTGGTATCGGGCCAAAGACTGCTAGAACGGTCATCGCTCAGCTAAGCGATGCTAAATTTAGCGAGATAAGCTCTATGGAGAGTTATCAAAATGAAGCGTTTATGGCTCTTGAGAGTTTAGGTTTTAAAAGAGATAAAATTTCAAAAGTGCTTAGCGAATGCATGAGCGGCGACACGACTTCACTTATAAAAGAAGCACTTAAAAAACTTGCTTAA